The genome window CTCCAACAATAACTGCATCAACTCCTTTTTCATGCATTAAAAATGCTGCCATTGAGTCAGTAATTAAAGTAGCAGGAATTTTTTCATATACCAATTCAAAAGCTGTTAAACGTGCTCCCTGATTATAAGGTCTAGTTTCTGTAGCATAAGCATGAGCCAATTTATTTTTTGCAAATAAACTTCTGATGACCCCAAGGGCTGTGCCGTATCCAGCCGTTGCTAAAGATCCTGTGTTACAATGAGTTAAAATTTTTACTGAATTTAAATGCGAAAAACAATCTGCTCCAAAGTTTCCAATAGCTTTATTATCTGCAATATCTTTTGCAAGTAATCCGCTCGCTTGTGCAATAAAAAATTGGGCAAGTTGATCTGAATTTAAAAGGTCAGAATATTTAACATCTGTTTGTTTATTTATCAAAGCTTTCATTTGCTCTGCCATTTTAAATAAATTAACAGCAGTAGGACGACTTGTGCACAAGTAATCTAATTTATCAAAAATAAATTGTTTTAAATTTTGGAGGGACATTTGTTGTTTTAATTGACCAACTTCACATGCTAAACAAAGTGCTGCTGTAATAGCAATTGCCGGTGCTCCACGAACCTTCATTTGTTGGATAGCATTCCAACCTTTTGTAGAATCGCTGCAATCTTCATAGACAAATTGATCTGGTAACAGTAATTGATTTAATATTTCTAATTTCCCATTTGCATACTTTATTGCTTCTAATGAATTTGGCATTTGTTACCTTTCTGCTTTTAGAGTCTTTTATTTCCAATATTTTCCATACAGTAACTCTAACTTTTTCTTTGTTTCTTCAGGAATTAACTTAATATTTGTCATGATAGAATTTTGAGCAGCAGAAAAGATTGGATTTTCTGTTTGTTTTGGGAAGGATCTATGAATTTCCAAAGCAATTTTTTTCGAAGTTTGAACGTTTTTATTTAAGACAGCAATTACGGCCTCTACAGTAACAGGCTCCTCTTCTTCTTTCCAACAATCGTAATCAGTAACAAATGCTAAAGTAGCATAAGGAATTTCTGCTTCTCTGGCCAATATAGCTTCAGGCATAGCTGTCATTCCAATAATTACAGCTTCCTTAGAACGGAAATAATGGCTTTCTGCGCGAGTGCTAAAACGCGGACCTTCAATACAGACCAAAGCCCCCCCAAAATGGGTAGGAATTTTTTCAGTTAAACAAGCTGCATGAATGTATTTTTGCAATTCAGGACAGTAAGGTTCGGCAAAGCTAACGTGTCCAACAACACCGGTTCCAAAAAATGTGCGTTGGCGAAGGCCTGTCGTCTGATCTAAAATTTGGGTAGGGATCACTGCGGTTCCTGGGGCCGTTTTTTCTTGCAGCCCACCCACTGCACTAACGCTAATGATATGCGTTACTCCTAATTTTTTTAAAGCATAAATATTAGCGCGGTAATTTACTTCAGACGGAAGAAAACGATGTCCTCTTCCGTGTCTAGGTAAAAATGCAATTGGGCGTCCATCAATTTCACCCGTAATAATTTTATCAGATGGTTTTCCAAAGGGAGTCTCAATCTCTTTTTCTTGAACATTTTGTATTCCAGGTAAATCATATAAGCCGCTTCCCCCAATAAATGCCAAAAATGTGTTTTTTGTTTCAGTCATGAGAACTCCTAATTAAAAATATGGGTTGAAAGAACTTCTGCAAAGGCGAGATCCATTTCAGTAACACCCCATTTGGGTTGATGCGTACAAATCTCTACAGCCAATTCAGTAAAATTATCAAGTCTAAAATTTGTATGGTGATCAGAAGTTTCTTGCAAGTCACATAAATATTCAAGTGCATTTAAGGCTTGATGATAATTAGAAAATTTAAAATTCGTAAGAATATAGGGGCCACTTGTATTTGATTTTAAATGCCAAGTAATATTTTTATAAAAAGTATTTTGAAGTTTATTATTTAATTGGGCTACCGCTTCTGGTAGATTAGAAATTAAAGCGCGTGAAGATTTTTTAATTTTTTGAATTTCTTCTTTATCTTTAATACAATCTTCAATATGATTTTTAAAAAAATTGTTATCTAAAATTATCTTTTTAATATTTTCATCGCTTCTCAAAGCGTTAAAATAATGGAATGATTTCGTTTCTTTTCCAGGTAAAAATATTTCATTGCGGAACAGTTGAGTTAAATAAAAGTAACAAAAAAATGGTGCAAAGCTTATATCTACAGCATTTAATTGATTTCCACCGAAAAAAACTGAATTTTTTGGTAACAATTTTTCTAGATTTTCATATGCTAAATGAAGTTTTTCTAAAGCTTGGGTAAATTTAACTTTACTTTGGCAGGAAAAAAAACAAGCCATTAAGTATCCTGTTACTTCATTATTTAGTCTTTCAATCAAATATTTATTTAATGCTTTTTCTGTTGAGTCTTTTCCAAATAAAAGAGTTTTAGCTGCAAATGTTTCGTCTAAATATTCCATAATCACTAGACTTTCAGCCAATCCTTGTGTTGAAGAAATTTCAACTGTGGGGACTGTTTTATTAGGATTTAACTGCACAAATTTTTCTGGTGGATTTTTCAAATCAATTTCAAGGAAAGAAACTTCACTCAAAGAAATATTTTTTATTTGTGTTGTTAATTTAACTCGAAAACAGAAGGGGCAAAAGGGAATGGTATAAATATTCATTTCAATCTCCAAAATTATGAACAAGTAATGAAATTAATATGACATTTTCTGGAACAAGGATGGGAAAAAAAATCCCCCACCGAAGCAATGTTAAATCCGATATGTACATAAATCATTTAATAGGACAATGCTATGCTCATAAAAACAATTGATTACATTATAATGTATGTCGGGGTTTTTATTGCCGTGATTGTCCAAGCGATCTTCTTAATGCTACCTATTAATTTAAAAAACTGGGAAGACGACTACCTCTATGTACTAACTTATATTGGTTTGCAGGGTGTTTCTGCTGGTATCCTATTTATACTTGTTCCCTTCTTTCTAGAAATCCGTTCTTTGCAAACCAATACTCTGTGTTTTGTCATAATAGGTGTTTGTGTAATAGCAGCACTTAGAGCAATTAAGATCATTCCATTAGAGTTTACTTTTCCAGCGACAGCTCCTGTTATTCCTGCTCCAAAAATACTCTTTACTGATTTTCACAATCAACAGAGGTATTCAAACTTATCTGATTTTTCATTTGAAGAAGCCGATGGGGAGTTGCGTTACAATCAATTTAGGGAAAGATTGTTGAAAACTAGAGCAGAAGATAACGAAACCATTCTTGAAGAACTTATTGGGATGGAAAACAACATGCTAGATTAGTAAAAACATTGGATTGTCCCGCCATTTGAAATTGTCTTAAAATGCAGCTAACTTCTCTGGAAAAATTTAATTCTTTGACCTTAAAAGATGATTGCATTTTTTTTGGAATGTTTGTATCTATGCCCTTCACAGGAGCAAGAACTTCTTTACAAGTTATTCTTTCTGTGCTTATCCTACACATGATTTTTTTTTGTTTGTTTTTATTTTTGTTGCCTACACTGGAGGATTATACCGTGGCAAAGGAAAAATTTGAGCGTTCCAAGCCTCATATGAACATCGGTACCATTGGTCACGTTGACCACGGTAAGACCACTCTTACAGCTGCTATTTCTGCTGTTCTCGCTACAAGTCAAGGTAAAACTGCTACTAAATTTGATGAAATCGACAAAGCGCCAGAAGAAAAAGCTCGTGGTATTACCATTAACGCTTCCCACATTGAGTATGAAACTGCTAACCGCCACTATGCACACGTGGACTGTCCTGGTCACGCGGACTATGTAAAAAACATGATTACTGGTGCTGCGCAAATGGACGGTGCTATCCTTGTTTGTGCTGCGACTGATGGTCCAATGCCACAAACTCGTGAGCACATTTTGCTTGCTCGTCAGGTGAACGTTCCATACATCGTTGTATTTCTAAACAAATGCGACATCGCTGACCCTGAATTAACAGATCTAGTTGAAATGGAAATTCGTGAACTTTTAACTAAGTACAGTTTCCCAGGTGACGACACTCCTGTAATTCGCGGTTCTGCTTTAGGCGCGCTTCAAAATCCAGGCGATGCTAATAATGCAAAATGCATTTTAGATCTTATGGCTGCTGTTGACTCCTTTATTCAAGAGCCACCACGTCCAATCGACAAACCTTTCCTTATGCCAATTGAAGACGTGTTCTCAATTTCTGGCCGTGGTACTGTTTGTACTGGTCGTATTGAACAAGGTATTTGCCGTGTTGGTGAAGAGCTTGAAATCGTTGGAATCAAACCAACATCTAAGACAATTTGTACTGGTGTTGAAATGTTCCGTAAGGTTCTTGACCAAGGTCAAGCTGGTGACAACGTTGGTGTTCTTCTTCGTGGTACAAAACGTGAAGACGTTGAACGCGGACAAGTTCTTTCTAAGCCAGGTTCTATCAAACCTTTCAAAAAGTTTACTGCGCAAATCTACGTTCTTAATAAGGACGAAGGTGGACGCCATAAACCTTTCTTCAAAGGCTACCGTCCTCAATTCTACTTCCGTACTACTGACGTGACTGGTGTTGTTGACTTGCCAGCTAACGTGGAAATGGTTGTTCCTGGTGATAACGTTGAAATCACTGTTGAACTCATTACTCCAGTAGCAATGGAACCAGGTCTACGCTTCGCTATCCGTGAAGGTGGTCGTACTGTTGGTTCTGGTGCAGTTGGTAAATGCATTGAGTAATTTTTACTCTTCGCATTGTTAATGCAAAATAAGCTCTCTAGTTTTTCTAGGGAGTTTTTTTTTGCTTAAATTTTGATTGCGATTTTTCAATTTCAACTTTTATTTAAAAAATTAGCATCAATCTCTTTTTTGTGTTAAAAAGCCCAAAGATATTCAATAATTCTATCGAGGTGGCAATTTATGCAAATAAATTTACGGAAAATTAAAAAAATATGTTATTCCGCTGGTTTTTTAGCTCTTTGTTTTCCTTTTTTCCCCCCCTTTTTTCCTATTCCAGGTCAATTTTGGCAAAACTGTTTTGCTGCTCCTGCTCAAATAAAAACTCAAGCTCCCGGTTACTTTCGTCTTGCAGTAGGTGATTTTGAAGTAACAGCTTTATATGATGGGAATTTAAAACTCGAACACTCGCAAATTTTTAAAGGGGTAACGGCACCGGAAATAAAAAAACTACTAGAAAAAGTATTTATTACCGGAACAGAAGTAATCACTCCAATAAGTGCTTATTTAGTAAATACAGGTAGCAATTTAGTTTTAGTCGATGCAGGTGCTGCGAAGTGTTTTGGAGCAGGTGGTGGGAATTTAATAGATAGTATTAAAGCGGCTGGTTACAGCCCTGACCAAGTTGAAACTATTTATATCACGCATATGCATGGTGATCATGTTTGCGGATTGACTAGTGCAGATGGGAAAATGAATTTTCCAAATGCAACTGTCAGTCCTTCACAGGCGGAAGCTGATTTCTGGTTAAGTGAAAAAACTTATCAAACAGCTCCAGAGCAATTTAAGTCTTTTGTAAAAATGGCAGTTGATGCTGTAAAAGTTTATCGCGACAATAATAAATTTAAACCATTTGGCCCAAAAGATGCTTTGGTAAAAGGATTTACAGCTGTCCCAACATATGGACATACGCCCGGACATACAAGCTATCAAATTTCTTCGGGTAACGATTCGTTAATTGTAATTGGAGATATTATTCATAGCTATTCTACTCAATTTCCTAATCCAAAAATTGGAATTATGTTTGATAACGATGGAAAAAAAGCGATTGCCCAACGGGTGGGATTATTTGCTAATGCAGCTAAAAATAAAATATGGTTAAGCGGGGCTCACTTGCCTTTTCCAGGGATAGGTCATATTCGCAAAGAAGGAAAAGGATTCGCTTGGGTTCCTGTGGAATATGCTCCTTATGGAGTATCAAATTTTCGGAAATAAAAGTTTTTAAGATGAAGAAAAATATTGAACAAGTACCTACTAAATTAGTTAATTTAATAACACCTGCCGGATATAAAAAACTAACCGACGAATTTCAGCAATTGGCAAAAAAAGAACGCCCTATTGTTGTCCAAGAAGTTTCTGCAGCAGCAAAATTAGGTGATCGTTCTGAAAATGCGGAATACCAATATGGCAAAAAACGGTTGCGTGAAATCGACAGACGGCTACGTTTCCTTGACAAACGTATTTCTGCAGCTAGGGTTGTCGATCCAGGGGAACAATCGGGTGAAAAAGTTTTATTTGGGGCTACTGTAAAATTAGAAAATGCAGATGGCAAACTGTTTACTTACCAAATTGTTGGGGAAGATGAAGCTGATTTGAATTTAAAAAAAATAAGTTGGAAATCCCCTTTAGGACAAGAATTATTAAATAAAAAAAGAGGTGACATAGTTGTTGTTGAAGCCCCTGCAGGTGTGCGTGAATTTGAAATAATTGATTTTCAGTTTATTTAAGTTTTAGTTAAAATAATTGATTTTCCGTTTGTGTAAGTTTTTTGAACCAGGGAGGTTGCGGTGAAAACACAAGATATAGAATATCGTGTGCAAGATGTCACATGTCGAGGTTATTTAGTTGAACCTAAAGCACAAGGATTAAAACTACCTGGTGTTGTTATGTATACCGATTTTTGGGGATTAAACCCCAGACAAAAAAAAGTAGCTGAAAAACTTTCGCAAATGGGAATGGTGGTGTTGGTTGCTGACATGTATGGTGAACAACAAATTGGGACAACTTTTGAAGAGTCAGGCAAGCTCATGCATTCAGTTGTGGATCATGATGACATTTTTACAAGTCGTTTGCTTGCTCCCTTTGAACTGCTAAAGAGAAATTCGAATATTCATCCCAATAAATTATTTAGTATTGGTTATTGTTTTGGTGGAGTCTGTTCTTTGAAACTTGCCCGCATGGTTGATGATTTGCACGGTGCAATTTCAGTTCATGGCTTGTTAGCAACTAAAAATAGAGTTCAGCCCCATAAAAAAATGCCAAAACTTCTTGTTCTCCATGGGGCAAGAGATCCTATGGTGCCGCAAGAAGATATCGTTGCTTTTCAACAGGAAATGAACGCTTGTAATGCTGATTATACATTTATCGCTCACGGATTAAGTACACATGCTTTTACGAATGCTGATGCTGCAGGCACTGAAGCAACGGCCTATAATTTTCTCGCTGATAAACGTTCTGATCTTTATATTAAATCATTTATTTTCGAGCATTTTTCTTCTTAATAATTCTTGAAATTTTTCACACTCATCTGAGAAAATCATTGTGTTTAAAAAACCAGTTTGGAAGTTCAAGGCTTGGAATGAATCTTCTTTTAACTCTACAGCAAAAGCAATTGTAAAAAATATGGGATGAAGAAGTTTTTTCTGATCATCCCGAGTTTTTAATTCGTCTATGTAATATACCAAAGCAATATCATATAGATTTGGGCAGGACTTCTGCAGAAAAATATTACTAAATGGAAAATTATATAAATATTGAAATCCGTCCTTTGAAAAATCAAATAACCGCTTAAAATATTCAAATATATTTTGATTGAGAATTTCAGTACAATATTTTATAAAATTTAAATCATTACAATTAGTAGAAGTTAAAAAATGATTTTCTAGTTGCTGAATTGTCGGCATTTTTTTAGCGATTAATGGAATTTGAACTCTTCCAATATTTTCAAACCCTATCATAGATTGAAAAGTTCCATTAAAACGTTTAGAAATATGGCGTTCATTAAATATAATATTTATTTTATGCCAATTACTTAATGTTTTATCAATGTTTTTAGGTATAGATCGTACTAATTTTTTTCCTTCTTCAATTTGATTATAATTTAACTGAATTGACACTAAATTTAAAAAATAAGGTATTCTATATGAAAATAACAACATTTTTTTATAGGTATGAATGATAATTAAGCAAGTAATTTTTTTGCTTTGATAATGTGATATAGAGCATTTTTTGTTATAAAAATTAACTAAAAAATCATAAATTTTTTCTTTCCCTAAAAAAGAATCTAGATTGCATAATTTTTCTTCTTTTAATTCTGGTGTGAGAGAATAAAAATGAATTAAAAATATGATCCAAAAGCTTTTTTCATAAATGACATCTAAATTATTTTTTATTTTATGGATAAGTTCACATTTTTTATTAATAAAAATGTTAAATATTGTCGGATCTTTTGCGTTATAACATACTTTATTCATAGATTCGCAAATAGCTAATTCATCTTTAATATGATTTGCGATATGAATATAATTTTTGTCATTAATAAATTGAGTAAATTTATTAGCTGAGTTTTGTAAAATTTCATAAAAAGCTTGAGCTTCAATACAAGGAGCAGTTTTTTCTTCTAGTACTTCTTTGTAAATTTTTATACGAAATGAGGTGTAGTTGTTTTTGCCTTTTTTAAGAAGCTTATCAAATGTTTCTTTAAATAAATCAAGTTCATTACCCAAGAATTTTTTTAGACCAATGCGGGGATTATATAAAATAATATTTATTTTTTGATATTGATTATAAAGAAAGACGGCATAAAAATTTTCACTACAATTTTCTTTAATAAAATAAAATTTACTATATTTATTTTCTTGAATAAGTTGGGCTATTTCTCGATCAAGCAGTGTTGAAAACTTATTACTTTCAATCTCATGTTCAAATACGCTATCAATAATATAATCTGGAAACAGTTGGCCTATAATTGAGTTGTATTTTAAAAGAAGATCTTCTTGATTGCTGAGACAGTATTGAATATTATGTTTTGTTTCTTGGCATTTAATTAAAAAATTGATGTAATCTAAACGTTTTTCTTCAAAAAACATTTTAAAACTAGAAAGCTCACCATAAGTAAAGTAATCCTCTTTTACAAATTTTAAAAATAAACAGACTAGTGCGAAAGAAGAATTTTTTACCAATTCATCTACAATTCCCTTAGAATTTTTAATCGGCTCAAGGGTAAGGATATGCTTCTTGATCAAATTCTTATTGATCCTAGGCATGCTTTGAAAAAAGACCATAAATATACAACCTCCATATTGTTATTTATTTCTTCTAATTTTTTTATATTTTTTTGAAATCAGCAAAAAATATAAATCAATTTTTTATATAGAAATTTTTAAAAAAAGAAATACGCAACAGGAAGAATTTTCAAAAACTTCAACTTTAACTTTTTGCAGATTATTTATATTTTTCAAATAGGAGATTTTAGATAGACATGGAGGTGCCGATCGGATTTGAACCGATGTATAAACGATTTGCAATCGTTTGCGTAGCCGCTCCGCCACAGCACCTTGAGTGCAAGACGTATATCCCTTCTGTTTAGGCTTTGCAAGTGGGGATAGTAAAATTTTTGGGAATAATTCGCCTTAAGCTTTAAGATAAACTGCTTACATATTCTAACCATAAATTATCGAGTTCATGAAATAATGCAGGAAATTCATTGCTATAGAGCTCTCGGACAAATTCCATAGAAGAATTGGGGACATTGAAATGGGTGTTCCCACTGCGGGTTTCCCTATCAAAATAAATTTGCGAGGAAAACCTGTCACAGATATCAACGATAGCCAGCAAATGCCTATCTGTGGGCCAAGCTAATTGAAACCGTTTGCAAATGGTCTGCAGAATATCTTCTTCAATTTCTCTATGGAGTTTATCCACTTCTTTTTCCCGAATTTTTATAGGGTAAATAAGATCACTGGAATAAGCCTCCGCCAAATCATGTAATGCTGCAGCATGGTACAATTGAATGCGGTGGGTTTCTGGTAAATTTAATTTTGCTGCTAGAAGTCTGCACAAAAAAACCACTTGAAAAGTGTGTTCCCCCACACTCTCTGGAAAGTGATAACTCCAACCTTTATAACGGTAGTGTTCTTTTAATTTTTCTACCATACCTAAGAAGGTTCCTGAAAATCCAGAAATACCATCTTCTTGTAATCCTTTATTAGCCTCGTAAAATAATTCATCCAATAAATCGACCGCTTTTTTCCATTCAAGTCTTCTTGCAGGTGCTTTAATGGTTTCCTTGCAAGGATGCTTTTTAGCTAGAGATTGGCCAGCAAATATTTGTTTGCGTTTTTCATCGTAATGAGTTTTATGGCGTTCAGCTGCAAAATATTGATTACCAAGTAAACATTCTTTCTCAATATATAATTTTGACGCGAAAGCATCGACAAGTTCATGCAAGCCAAATAATTCGCTATTGCGAGTAGTCTCAATCCCTAAAGACTGTTCCGTTTCTTGCCAAATTTTTCCACGAATTTGATTATAAATATCTTTTACTTTGGGATGATTTTTTCGTAAATGATAACTAGGATCACCAAGTAAAGTCTTAGGAAGTTCTGCAAAAATAGACAATTCAATAAATTCGCATTGTTCTTCTATAGTTAAATTTAGATGAGGAGCTAAGATCATGCTCAATATAATTTGGGTGTAACCATGTTCTGCTGCGGATTGTTTCTTTATGCAAATGGAGTCGGAAAATAAAGGTAACGAGCAGATAATTTTTAATTTTCCTAATTTGCTTGGTAATAATTTATCCATAAATAAAAACCTTGTTAGGATAGAGAGTAATCATAACCTTTTGCATATTCTAAGTAACGCATTGTGGTTGCAAATATTTTTTCAAACTCTTCGTCTGTTACTTGACGAACAACTTTTGCGGGAGAACCCAATACTAAACTTCTGGGTGGAATTTTTACTCCTTGCGTGACAATGGCCCCTGCGCCAACTATCGATTGAGCTCCAACAACCGCACCATCCATTACAATAGCACCCATTCCTATGAGACAACCTTCTTCAATTGTACAACCATGGACTGTCGCTAAGTGACCTATACTCACATTTTTGGCTATAGAAGTAGGATATTTTTGATAAGTACAATGAATGATAGCCCCGTCTTGAATATTAGTATTTTCACCTACAAAAATAGTATGCACATCTCCACGGACAACTGCATTAAACCAAACACTACAATTGTCTTCTAACGTAACAGCGCCAGAAATCCTTGCGCCGCAGGCGAGAAAAACTGAATCTGCTATTTTAGGAAGAATGCCTTGATATGCAGTAATACTTGCCAACGGACTTCTATTTTTTTGTTTCCCTTTGCTCTGCGTCATAAAAAACCCTTTGTTTATTTCATTTTAAAAGTTTTAACCGATCTTTTTATGTGACAATTTTATTCTTAGTTTATTGGAAAATAGAAAAAACAATGAAACCGTTACATCTTGCAAGACAGCATTTTTTTTTCCAAATATCCTTAGGAATTGTTTTTGTTTTCTCTTTATTTGTTCCTTTAAAAGCAACAGGTCAAAATAATTCAAGTTTAAAAAAATCTGAGCCAATCTATCAAAATCCGTTTGATCTGGCTAGCGGCGGAGCTTCGCTAACTCGTGCAACCCAAGAAGGGGTCATGTTTTCCAATCCTAGTTTACCTGCTTTTGGGGAAGGGCATTTTCGTTGGATTTTTCTACGTAGTACTTTTAGTGTTGCTGAGGGAACAATAAAAACAGGCGCAGATCTGCTAAAATCAGCAAGCAGTGCAGGCTCAACATCGAGCTTAATTAACAATGCAGCAAGTGATTTATTTAAGTATCCAAATTATATCGGTTTAAGTAACGCTGCCGGAGTAATTACTTCTGAATTTGGAATAGCAGGTTTTGCTGCAAATAAATTATTTACCAATGGCAAGCGGTTTGGGAGCGTTGGTGTGCCGCAATTAGTGGTGCAAGATAATGGTTTTGCGGGTGTTGCAACAACCATGAGCACCGCATTTGGCGATCATCTCGCAATTGGGATTGGACCAAAATATATTTACAATGCGGAAGTAAACACAACTCTTTCGGTGAACGAAGTATTAAGTCCGTCTACTGCTTCTGCAAAATTAAGTAACGCCTTATTAACAGGTAATGCTCTCGCAGCAGATATAGGTTTTACCCTTCAACAACGCACAAAAAACTTTGACATTCGCTTGGCAGGTGTTGTCGCCGATGTAGGAAACACGACGTTTAATAGTGGACTTCCACCTTGGTTGCAAACATATAACGCAGGTTTGGGTTTTGCCGTGCATGACTTTACCAATGCTCTTCATTGTGCAGTTGATTATCGCGACATTACTGATGTTTACGGAGAAGATTTGCCTAAAAAAATATATATGGGCTGCAAAGCTTTGGTTACCAGAATATTTGGTTTTGGTTTTGGATATTTGCAAGGTTGGCCGAGTTACGGATTTGTTTTGAATTTATTTTTATTCCGCTTAGAAGCGGGTGTTTACACAAGAGATATTGCAAATCAAGCTGGGTTAGTTGGACAAAAAGTGTACTTTGTTTCTTTAGGTTTTGAGCTATGAAACAAAAAATTATTTTTGTTACAATATTTTGTTTTTCTGTAAATTTAGTTGGTTGTTCAGGCAATATTTTAGCCCGATATTCCACCCAAAAAAGTTTACAAGAACAAGCAGAATATGACATGCAAAATGGCGATTACACTGCAGCACAAACAAAATTACAAACTATTTTAGCTGGTGATCCATTAAATTATACCGCTGTTTCTATGTTAGCAGCTTGTTACGCTGCCATTGGTGGTGTTATATTAGTTGATATTTTAATTAAATCAGCCGTACAATCAACAAGTGGAAACAATTCAAATAGTAATTCTATTACGTTAGCTTCTTCAGTATTACCAACACCAACTCCAACTGTATTTGCACAAATGGCAATTGCTATTAACACTATGGCAACAATTCCACAAACTAGTTTAACTAGTGAAATGTCTTTTCAACAACAAATGTTTTTAGACTTGTATTTACTTTTGCAAATTCTTGATTTGATTAATACACTTCGTGCTGGTGGCACGTTAACAAATGCACAAATAACTCTTTTATTCAATACAATTGGTAATATCAATTCGGTTTCGGGAAGCAATAATAATCAAGTCAGTCAAGCCGTAAGTAATATTACAAATGGAATTAATAACTCCCCAGGAGCAAATCAAAATCAACAAGTTGCAAACTACTTAACCCCTTTTATCTAAAAAAATATTTTAAAACTAATTATTATCTATAAATTTTGTAATTCAATATTTTAAAAAATTGCATAAAAATAATTCATAATTAATATTTGTATATTTAAAATATTAATTTTATTAATTTAAAATATATTTTTAAAAAATTTTTATCTTATTAAAAAATTAAATTTAAGTTAAAAATAAAATATTAAAATTATTAAGATAACAGACTGAAATGGAAACCAAATTAATAAACTATTATTTTTTTAGATATTAAAATTAAAAATTATGATAAAATATGTAAAATTAATTATAATTTATATGCATTTTTTTTGACAAATTAATTTCATTTCGCTTATACATACAAAATTGCAAATATACGCATCCGTTACTTTGCAATTACAGCAATTTATATCTTTTGCTTTAAGTATTTTGTTTTTTTTAGGAGAAAAATACATGACAGTTCAAAAAACTTTAAAACTCACTGCACTTGGCTTGGGTATGGCAAGCATTGCATTAACGGGATGTAAAGGTAAAGATGGTGGTAATGGTGTTGATGGGAAGTCAAATATAGTTAATGGTGCAGGTGAGCCAGCAGTTCATCCTGAAACGAAAGAGCCTATTCGCGGCGGCTCACCTTTAGAAGAAGGATCTGACACTACTGTTACTCATAGATATAAAAATGATAAAGGTGAAGAAGTTTTAGTTACAACTACATACAATAAATCAAAACACAAACTAAAAATTGTAGCTTCTGATAGAATAG of Pigmentibacter sp. JX0631 contains these proteins:
- a CDS encoding dienelactone hydrolase family protein yields the protein MKTQDIEYRVQDVTCRGYLVEPKAQGLKLPGVVMYTDFWGLNPRQKKVAEKLSQMGMVVLVADMYGEQQIGTTFEESGKLMHSVVDHDDIFTSRLLAPFELLKRNSNIHPNKLFSIGYCFGGVCSLKLARMVDDLHGAISVHGLLATKNRVQPHKKMPKLLVLHGARDPMVPQEDIVAFQQEMNACNADYTFIAHGLSTHAFTNADAAGTEATAYNFLADKRSDLYIKSFIFEHFSS
- a CDS encoding HD domain-containing protein, coding for MDKLLPSKLGKLKIICSLPLFSDSICIKKQSAAEHGYTQIILSMILAPHLNLTIEEQCEFIELSIFAELPKTLLGDPSYHLRKNHPKVKDIYNQIRGKIWQETEQSLGIETTRNSELFGLHELVDAFASKLYIEKECLLGNQYFAAERHKTHYDEKRKQIFAGQSLAKKHPCKETIKAPARRLEWKKAVDLLDELFYEANKGLQEDGISGFSGTFLGMVEKLKEHYRYKGWSYHFPESVGEHTFQVVFLCRLLAAKLNLPETHRIQLYHAAALHDLAEAYSSDLIYPIKIREKEVDKLHREIEEDILQTICKRFQLAWPTDRHLLAIVDICDRFSSQIYFDRETRSGNTHFNVPNSSMEFVRELYSNEFPALFHELDNLWLEYVSSLS
- a CDS encoding gamma carbonic anhydrase family protein, giving the protein MTQSKGKQKNRSPLASITAYQGILPKIADSVFLACGARISGAVTLEDNCSVWFNAVVRGDVHTIFVGENTNIQDGAIIHCTYQKYPTSIAKNVSIGHLATVHGCTIEEGCLIGMGAIVMDGAVVGAQSIVGAGAIVTQGVKIPPRSLVLGSPAKVVRQVTDEEFEKIFATTMRYLEYAKGYDYSLS
- a CDS encoding bacterial transcriptional activator domain-containing protein, translated to MKQKIIFVTIFCFSVNLVGCSGNILARYSTQKSLQEQAEYDMQNGDYTAAQTKLQTILAGDPLNYTAVSMLAACYAAIGGVILVDILIKSAVQSTSGNNSNSNSITLASSVLPTPTPTVFAQMAIAINTMATIPQTSLTSEMSFQQQMFLDLYLLLQILDLINTLRAGGTLTNAQITLLFNTIGNINSVSGSNNNQVSQAVSNITNGINNSPGANQNQQVANYLTPFI